In Polypterus senegalus isolate Bchr_013 chromosome 12, ASM1683550v1, whole genome shotgun sequence, the following are encoded in one genomic region:
- the ficd gene encoding protein adenylyltransferase FICD has protein sequence MKHSPSVKVTKALLKTKAHPKNARCGLGEASQTHSMAAVIFRCSGVLSSWTPFLSLLLGSLLALLLPMVGVEEQCRSTLRGLALLRCQLWGNTFHSSLHSTSLSVPHTDFELLPLKARRSSDVQLEARAAVHQAVEMKRHGKREKAHKLLLHALNMDPDSVDALTELGAILEEEKDVIQADHLYSKALAISPCNEKALVNRDRTQPLVEEIDQRHFSIIDSKVRKLMSIPKGNSALRRVMEETYYHHIYHTVAIEGNTLTLSEIRHIIETRYAVPGKSLLEQNEVIGVDAAMKYMNTTLLSRIGSVSITDILEIHRRVLGYVDPVEAGSVRTNQVFVGHHIPPHPRDLNRHLDEFVQWLNSDEAMNLHPVEFAALAHYKLVYIHPFVDGNGRTSRLLMNLILMQAGYPPITIRKEQRAEYYNTLDLANEGDVRPFIRFIAKCTEMTLDTLLIATTEYSVGLPDASHKTSSECKQTIPVRSDTSV, from the exons GCACTGCTCAAGACTAAAGCTCACCCCAAAAATGCCAGATGTGGTCTTGGGGAGGCTTCACAGACTCACTCGATGGCAGCCGTGATTTTCCGATGCAGCGGTGTCCTCAGCAGCTGGACACCATTTCTCAGCCTCCTCCTGGGCTCCCTGCTGGCTCTCCTCTTACCAATGGTGGGGGTGGAAGAGCAGTGCAGGTCGACGCTGCGTGGGTTGGCCCTGCTCAGATGCCAGCTTTGGGGCAACACCTTCCACTCCTCACTCCACTCCACCAGCCTCAGCGTTCCTCACacagattttgagttgctgccacTTAAGGCCAGGCGTAGCTCAG ATGTTCAGTTAGAGGCCAGAGCAGCTGTCCATCAGGCTGTGGAGATGAAGCGGCATGGGAAACGAGAGAAGGCACACAAGCTACTGTTGCACGCCCTGAACATGGACCCAGACTCTGTGGATGCACTGACGGAGCTGGGCGCCATCCTCGAAGAGGAGAAAGATGTCATCCAGGCTGATCATTTGTACTCCAAAGCTTTAGCTATTTCGCCCTGCAACGAGAAGGCGCTCGTCAACCGTGACCGTACCCAGCCACTCGTGGAAGAGATCGACCAGCGACACTTTAGCATCATTGACAGCAAAGTCCGGAAGCTGATGTCAATCCCCAAAGGCAATTCCGCCTTGAGGAGAGTAATGGAGGAGACATACTACCACCATATCTACCACACTGTGGCAATTGAAGGCAACACACTGACGCTGTCTGAAATCCGGCACATAATAGAGACGCGGTACGCCGTACCAGGGAAGAGCTTGCTGGAGCAGAATGAGGTCATAGGTGTGGATGCAGCCATGAAGTACATGAACACCACCCTTTTATCAAGGATTGGGTCTGTGAGCATTACGGACATCTTGGAAATCCATCGCCGTGTTCTTGGTTACGTGGATCCTGTGGAAGCTGGCAGTGTAAGGACCAACCAGGTGTTTGTGGGCCACCACATTCCTCCTCATCCACGGGACCTGAACCGCCATCTTGATGAGTTTGTGCAGTGGCTAAACTCTGATGAGGCTATGAACCTCCATCCAGTTGAATTTGCTGCTCTGGCCCATTATAAGCTTGTGTACATCCACCCTTTTGTGGACGGTAATGGACGCACCTCACGCCTGTTGATGAACCTGATCCTCATGCAGGCAGGTTATCCACCCATCACCATTAGAAAGGAGCAGCGAGCTGAATATTACAACACGCTAGACCTGGCCAATGAGGGTGATGTGCGGCCATTCATTCGTTTTATTGCCAAATGCACAGAGATGACACTCGACACATTACTCATTGCGACCACCGAGTATTCGGTGGGCTTACCAGATGCCAGCCACAAGACCAGCTCTGAGTGCAAGCAGACTATCCCCGTGAGATCtgacacaagtgtttaa